A single region of the Grus americana isolate bGruAme1 chromosome 3, bGruAme1.mat, whole genome shotgun sequence genome encodes:
- the CST3 gene encoding cystatin-C: protein MGRCVLGRGPPRPGSLKMAATGRRAADCAVMAGARVCVTLLAVALVFAGAVLGVEDRPRLLGAPVEIGDTGNDEGLQQALHFAMAEYNKASNDMYSSRVVRIISAKKQIVSGVKYIMEVEIGRTTCPKPAADLQSCAFHDAPQMAKHTICNFVVYTVPWLNQMRLLSSRCQ, encoded by the exons ATGGGGCGGTGTGTTTTGGGCCgcggcccgccccgccccggcagcCTTAAAATGGCGGCGACTGGCAGGCGAGCGGCAGACTGCGCAGTCATGGCGGGAGCGCGGGTCTGTGTGACGCTGCTGGCCGTGGCACTGGTGTTCGCTGGCGCCGTGCTGGGTGTCGAGGACCGCCCGCGGCTCCTGGGGGCCCCAGTGGAAATCGGCGACACCGGCAACGACGAAGGTCTGCAGCAGGCCCTGCATTTCGCCATGGCGGAGTACAACAAGGCCAGCAACGATATGTACTCCAGCCGGGTGGTGCGGATCATCAGCGCCAAGAAGCAG ATTGTGTCTGGAGTCAAGTACATAATGGAAGTTGAGATTGGCCGGACAACTTGCCCAAAGCCAGCAGCTGATCTCCAGAGCTGTGCTTTCCATGATGCACCGCAGATGGCTAAG CACACCATTTGCAACTTCGTAGTGTACACTGTTCCTTGGCTAAACCAAATGAGACTACTGAGCAGTAGGTGCCAGTAA